A DNA window from Candidatus Roseilinea sp. contains the following coding sequences:
- a CDS encoding GntR family transcriptional regulator: MVIDRNSPVPLYYQLKQQMLEKIEKGEWKPGDSVPTEQELQQSYKLSRTTVRQALAEMVMEGRLTRQRGRGTFVAQPKFQHDPLRHRGIGQYLLEQGLMPGWKVLDERHIVAPAEIAARLHLPRNARVYCLQRLRLASEEPIGYLVSYVPEVLAEAIDRSALDKGGSTDYLKRLPQMGDHCIERSIEAVAAGEPEAKLLRVKRGTPMLSIERLIVARDGTPIEFLRARYRGDRMKYQIHCS, encoded by the coding sequence ATGGTGATTGATCGCAATTCCCCCGTTCCGCTCTATTACCAGCTCAAGCAGCAGATGCTGGAGAAGATCGAGAAGGGCGAATGGAAGCCCGGCGACAGCGTGCCGACCGAGCAAGAGCTACAGCAGAGCTACAAACTCAGCCGGACGACCGTGCGCCAGGCGCTGGCCGAGATGGTGATGGAGGGCCGGCTGACCCGCCAGCGTGGGCGGGGCACCTTCGTCGCCCAGCCCAAGTTCCAACACGACCCGCTGCGTCATCGCGGGATTGGGCAGTATTTGCTGGAGCAGGGGCTGATGCCCGGCTGGAAGGTGCTTGACGAACGTCACATCGTCGCGCCGGCCGAAATTGCCGCCCGGCTTCATCTGCCGCGCAACGCGCGCGTGTACTGCTTGCAGCGCTTACGCTTGGCCAGCGAAGAGCCGATCGGCTACCTGGTCTCGTATGTGCCCGAGGTGCTGGCCGAGGCGATTGACCGCAGCGCGCTGGACAAGGGCGGCTCGACCGACTACCTCAAGCGTCTGCCGCAGATGGGCGATCACTGCATTGAGCGCTCCATCGAAGCCGTCGCGGCGGGCGAGCCAGAGGCCAAGCTGCTGCGCGTCAAGCGCGGCACGCCGATGCTGTCCATCGAGCGGCTGATCGTGGCGCGCGACGGCACGCCGATCGAATTTTTGAGGGCGCGCTATCGCGGTGACCGCATGAAATACCAAATCCATTGCTCATGA
- a CDS encoding (2Fe-2S)-binding protein: MLKNFWWPIEFSEAITREPKPLRVMGKAFWAYRQTNGQAVIMRDLDMATRRPLGAVRVEGDDLVAQNGRRYASDGSAGETYALAYPTQDRYGWCFVFFGDLPESERIPIPHLPYIEDTATYKVVHGNFEWNVHYARALENGVDAAHTPFVHGGAFGNPDEPEIEDYQVESTETSAMATIHLKPTPAKGLWSRIYTSKQRDTVVRTVVGWWMPNISILEVHLPLGTLMIYNAHVPVDDMKTVSKYIGLRTFFKGRWADGNMHQRVIKIFKQDQKVVEAQRPEILPYDLGAELHVRSDAIQIAFRKTRQRFFDRGWGLYPRGKAQDDIEIPSPYRPALRQDAARLEGMAA, translated from the coding sequence ATGCTGAAAAACTTTTGGTGGCCGATCGAATTCAGCGAAGCCATCACGCGCGAACCGAAGCCGTTGCGCGTGATGGGCAAAGCGTTTTGGGCCTATCGCCAAACGAATGGTCAAGCGGTGATCATGCGCGACTTGGATATGGCCACGCGCCGGCCGTTGGGCGCGGTGCGCGTCGAAGGCGACGACCTGGTCGCCCAGAACGGCCGGCGCTACGCATCCGATGGTTCGGCGGGCGAGACGTATGCGCTGGCCTATCCGACGCAGGACCGCTACGGCTGGTGCTTCGTCTTCTTCGGCGACCTGCCGGAGTCTGAACGCATCCCGATTCCCCACTTGCCTTACATCGAGGACACCGCCACTTACAAGGTCGTGCATGGCAACTTCGAGTGGAACGTGCATTACGCCCGCGCGTTGGAGAACGGCGTGGATGCCGCCCACACGCCGTTTGTGCACGGCGGCGCGTTCGGCAACCCGGACGAACCAGAAATTGAGGATTACCAAGTCGAATCTACCGAGACCAGCGCCATGGCGACGATCCATCTCAAGCCCACGCCGGCCAAAGGTCTGTGGAGCCGCATCTACACCAGCAAGCAGCGCGATACGGTGGTGAGGACCGTCGTCGGCTGGTGGATGCCGAATATCTCCATCCTGGAAGTGCATCTGCCGCTGGGCACGCTGATGATCTACAACGCCCACGTGCCGGTGGATGACATGAAGACGGTGAGCAAATATATCGGCCTGCGCACCTTCTTCAAGGGCCGTTGGGCCGATGGCAACATGCACCAGCGCGTGATCAAGATTTTTAAGCAAGACCAGAAAGTGGTCGAGGCGCAGCGCCCGGAGATTCTACCCTATGACTTGGGCGCTGAACTCCACGTGCGCAGCGACGCGATTCAGATCGCGTTCCGCAAGACCCGGCAGCGCTTCTTCGACCGAGGCTGGGGGCTGTATCCGCGCGGCAAAGCGCAGGACGACATCGAAATCCCGTCGCCCTATCGGCCGGCGTTGCGCCAGGATGCTGCGCGTTTGGAAGGCATGGCTGCTTGA